In a single window of the Pandoraea pulmonicola genome:
- a CDS encoding response regulator transcription factor, with translation MRILLVEDDTMIGEAMTQALKDASYAADWCRDGDAALAALAAHTYDLMLLDLGLPGRDGWEVLRAHRGAGGRTPIIVVTARDGAEDIIQGLDLGADDFVVKPFEVGELLARMRAVIRRNAGVAIPVLTNGALSLDPATHQASYGENSCVLSAREYALLHALMLRPGTILSRDALEHRLYGWGEEIESNMIDFLIHSIRKKLGADVIRNIRGAGWLVPKA, from the coding sequence ATGCGGATATTGCTCGTAGAAGACGACACCATGATTGGCGAAGCCATGACGCAGGCGCTCAAGGACGCCTCGTACGCGGCCGACTGGTGTCGCGACGGCGACGCCGCCCTTGCGGCGCTGGCCGCGCACACCTACGATCTGATGCTGCTCGACCTGGGCCTGCCCGGCCGCGATGGTTGGGAAGTGCTGCGCGCGCACCGTGGGGCGGGCGGACGCACGCCGATCATCGTCGTGACGGCCCGCGACGGCGCCGAAGACATCATTCAGGGGCTGGATCTTGGCGCGGACGACTTCGTCGTCAAACCGTTCGAAGTCGGTGAACTGCTCGCCCGCATGCGCGCCGTCATCCGCCGCAACGCGGGCGTGGCGATCCCGGTGCTGACCAACGGGGCCCTGTCGCTCGACCCCGCCACGCATCAGGCGAGCTATGGCGAGAACAGCTGCGTGCTGTCCGCGCGTGAATACGCCCTGCTGCACGCCCTCATGCTGCGCCCCGGCACCATCCTCTCGCGCGACGCGCTCGAGCACCGCCTGTACGGCTGGGGCGAGGAGATCGAGAGCAACATGATCGACTTCCTGATCCATTCCATCCGCAAGAAGCTCGGTGCGGATGTCATCCGCAACATCCGCGGCGCCGGCTGGCTGGTTCCCAAGGCATGA
- a CDS encoding sensor histidine kinase: protein MMRSLQSRLVITLSACALGLAIVAGFVSYGAAFREAYRFQDDQLLQLAALVDTRNLTAADTAMHGLPLQDHDYRLTVQRLGGTFPVTLADGFHTVSTGGHTWRAFVRTVGPSQRIVVAQPTEGRNEIARNSGLRTALPFVVFVPLLIGAIVLTVRRAWRPVQRLAGEIDKRRNTDLRPLDTQGAPTEIEPFVVSINRLLARLSKALDEQRRFVADAAHELRSPVTALVIQAENLDRALAPAPLDAETRNRLTRLKSGLQRTRTLLEQLLTLARAQNVAVVAVTPLTLLPAVREALEDVFVLADRKRIVLDLVDASASAPGRPGLRVLGTKRDIVTLLGNLVGNAVRYTPAGGTVSVRVSATGPDVVIDVIDSGPGIDADKREHVFDAFYRASEQREPRDHGGEGTGLGLAIVRAIVDRLGGRVTLKDASLTPPRGLHVRVTLPNPDALPPTTRSPSSLPPSR, encoded by the coding sequence ATGATGCGCTCGCTTCAGTCGCGTCTGGTGATCACGCTCTCGGCCTGCGCGCTGGGGCTGGCCATCGTTGCGGGCTTCGTCTCGTACGGGGCGGCCTTTCGCGAGGCGTACCGTTTTCAGGACGACCAGTTGCTGCAGCTCGCCGCGCTCGTCGACACGCGCAACCTCACTGCGGCAGACACCGCCATGCATGGTCTGCCGCTCCAGGATCACGACTATCGGCTCACAGTGCAGCGGCTCGGGGGCACGTTTCCGGTGACGCTCGCCGACGGTTTTCACACCGTGAGCACGGGCGGCCATACGTGGCGCGCCTTCGTGCGCACGGTCGGCCCGTCGCAGCGGATCGTGGTCGCCCAGCCCACGGAAGGCCGCAACGAGATCGCCCGCAACAGCGGCCTGCGCACGGCCCTGCCATTCGTGGTGTTCGTGCCGCTGCTCATCGGCGCCATCGTGCTGACGGTGCGGCGCGCCTGGCGGCCGGTGCAGCGTCTGGCCGGCGAGATCGACAAGCGGCGCAACACCGACCTGCGCCCGCTCGACACGCAGGGCGCGCCAACCGAAATCGAGCCGTTCGTCGTGTCCATCAACCGTTTGCTGGCACGCCTGTCCAAGGCGCTCGACGAGCAACGCCGGTTCGTGGCCGACGCGGCGCACGAACTGCGCTCGCCGGTCACGGCCCTGGTGATTCAGGCGGAAAATCTCGATCGGGCCCTGGCGCCCGCACCGCTCGACGCCGAGACCCGCAATCGCCTCACCCGGCTCAAGAGCGGATTGCAACGCACCCGTACGCTGCTGGAGCAGTTACTGACGCTCGCTCGCGCGCAGAACGTGGCCGTGGTCGCCGTCACGCCGCTCACGCTGCTGCCGGCTGTGCGTGAGGCGCTCGAGGATGTCTTCGTGCTGGCCGATCGCAAGCGGATCGTGCTCGACCTGGTCGATGCCTCGGCGAGCGCGCCGGGCCGGCCGGGACTGCGGGTGCTCGGCACGAAGCGCGACATCGTCACGCTGCTCGGCAATCTGGTGGGCAACGCCGTGCGCTATACGCCGGCAGGCGGCACCGTCTCGGTGCGCGTGTCGGCCACTGGCCCCGATGTGGTGATCGACGTGATCGACTCGGGCCCCGGCATCGACGCCGACAAGCGCGAACATGTCTTCGATGCGTTCTACCGTGCGAGCGAACAGCGCGAGCCGCGCGATCACGGCGGCGAAGGCACCGGGCTGGGCCTGGCGATCGTGCGTGCCATCGTCGATCGCCTCGGCGGCCGGGTGACGCTCAAGGACGCCAGCCTGACGCCACCGCGCGGGCTGCACGTACGTGTCACACTGCCGAACCCCGACGCGTTGCCGCCGACCACCCGGTCGCCGTCTTCCTTACCCCCATCCCGCTGA